In the Phaseolus vulgaris cultivar G19833 unplaced genomic scaffold, P. vulgaris v2.0 scaffold_100, whole genome shotgun sequence genome, one interval contains:
- the LOC137817512 gene encoding uncharacterized protein gives MDIGLRWRPHVDSWVALKECMRDRFVPPHFRKDLILKLQRLQQGTLSVDSYFKELETLMLKINLDESEEAKFARFISGLRRDIQDVVELQEYSSLQTLVHLAIKVENQIARKMAFKNSTHDGYYNNSWKNKNKSFSKFPSKDSSSKAKDSRPSTYNHKSPTKSSSKKCFKCLGYGHIAANCPSKRNMMINVNGEVVSEHESANSRSSTPCRSPSEYESESPHEGDLLVVRRMLGQLSKPFDETQRENIFHTRCLINDKLCYLIVDGGSCANVASTRVVDKLGLPTISHAKPYKLQWLSEVGEIVVNKQVFIRFSIGKYKDEVLCDIVPMEATHILLGRPWQFDRKVFHDGFTNKLSFGFHGHKVILKSLSPKEVLEDQLKMKQKRENEKDKKEFKKESSND, from the coding sequence ATGGACATTGGACTTAGATGGAGGCCTCACGTGGACTCCTGGGTTGCTTTAAAAGAATGTATGCGCGATAGGTTCGttccaccacactttaggaaagacctaattttgaagctccaacggcttcaACAAGGCACACTAAGTGTGGATAGTTATTTCAAGGAATTAGAGACGCTTAtgcttaaaataaatttagatgaaagtgaggaagcaaAATTTGCTAGATTTATAAGTGGTCTTCGAAGGGATATACAAGATGTTGTAGAactacaagagtattcatctttacAAACCTTagttcaccttgccatcaaggttgaaaATCAAATTGCAAGGAAAATGGCTTTCAAAAATTCTACtcatgatggttactacaacaactcttggaaaaataaaaacaaatctttttcaaaGTTCCCTTCTAAAGATTCATCTTCTAAAGCTAAGGATTCTAGGCCTTCCACTTATAATCATAAATCACCAACCAAATCCTCAagtaaaaagtgttttaaatgtttaggatatggtcacatagcggctaattgtccttctaaaagaaATATGATGATAAATGTTAATGGGGAAGTGGTGAGTGAACATGAATCCGCAAACTCTAGATCATCCACACCTTGTAGGTCGCCAAGTGAGTATGAGAGCGAAAGTCCACATGAAGGTGACTTGTTAGTAGTGAGACGTATGCTTGGTCAACtttcaaaaccttttgatgaaacacaaagagaaaatatttttcatacaaggtGTCTCATTAATGACAAGTTATGTTatttaatagtggatgggggtagttgtgctaatgtggctagcacaagagtggtagacaaactaggattgcctactatctctcatgcaaagccctataaattgcaatggttaagtgaggttGGGGAAATAGTTGTAAATAAACAAGTCTTCATTAgattttctattggtaaatataaggatgaggtcttgtgtgatatTGTACCTATGGAAGCTACACATATTTTactaggtaggccatggcaatttgatcgaaaagtttttcatgatggctttaccaacaaactttcttttggcttccatgggcacaaggtcattttaaaatctctctctccaaaagaAGTCCTTGAGGACCAACTTAAAATGAAGCAAAAAAGAgagaatgaaaaagataaaaaagagtTCAAAAAAGAGTCTTCTAATGACTAG
- the LOC137817513 gene encoding uncharacterized protein: protein MEHIAIEDEVCKKRASVAPARRRAQSCAQLARVNEAATGRRGQERKHPYEARKPQARGRSGKNRPVRHNFVVELKDLIAVPNIADRLRVPAKTDKVLGPHKDVWCEFHQAFGHQITNCLALGHQLDELVKSGFLNDYLAGSSAAAALAVPEEDQAHEMPIHGEVHTISSGFSGGGCTASQHKRYMRSVNSVVEQGADDSLDIDLAFTRADLHDVVAHDNDPMLISVVTAGRKVHRMLVDQGSSTDVMFWSTFNKLQLSPDLLRLYIGCLYGFAVDQVEVRDYLELRTNFTDGTASRTENIRYLVVNANSTYNILLGRPALNRLGGGVYTTHEAKTARSQ from the coding sequence ATGGAGCACATCGCGATAGAGGATGAGGTGTGCAAGAAACGTGCAAGTGTTGCACCCGCACGCCGTAGAGCACAGTCGTGTGCACAACTCGCAAGGGTGAATGAAGCCGCGACAGGGAGGAGGGGCCAAGAGAGGAAGCACCCCTACGAGGCGAGGAAGCCCCAGGCGAGGGGGCGCTCAGGGAAGAATCGGCCGGTTAGGCACAACTTCGTGGTGGAGCTAAAGGACCTCATTGCAGTGCCTAACATCGCAGATAGGCTGAGGGTCCCTGCGAAGACAGATAAGGTGCTAGGACCACACAAGGACGTGTGGTGTGAGTTCCATCAGGCGTTTGGGCATCAGATCACCAACTGCTTGGCTCTGGgccatcagttggatgagctagTGAAGAGCGGGTTCTTGAATGACTATCTGGCGGGGTCGTCCGCAGCCGCGGCCTTGGCGGTACCAGAAGAAGATCAGGCCcatgagatgcctatccatggggaggtTCATACCATTTCTAGTGGTTTTTCAGGCGGAGGATGCACTGCCTCTCAGCACAAGAGGTACATGCGATCAGTGAATTCGGTGGTTGAGCAGGGGGCGGACGACTCGCTGGACATCGACCTTGCGTTCACGAGGGCTGATCTTCATGACGTCGTCGCCCACGATAACGACCCTATGCTGATTTCAGTCGTAACTgcagggaggaaggtgcacCGCATGCTCGTGGACCAAGGCAGCTCCACGGACGTAATGTTCTGGTCCACgttcaacaagctgcagttgtcccccgatctgttgaggCTATATAtagggtgcttgtatggcttCGCAGTGGACCAAGTGGAGGTGCGCGACTATCTAGAGCTGAGGACGAATTTCACGGATGGTACGGCGTCGCGCACTGAGAACATAAGGTATCTAGTTGTGAACGCCAATTCGACGTACAACATTTTGCTGGGGAGGCCAGCTCTAAACAGACTGGGGGGTGGCGTCTACACAACACATGAAGCTAAAACTGCCCGATCTCAGTGA